The stretch of DNA ACTGGCTGGGTAAAATATATACGTGATTATGTCCGCGAAGGACAGAAAATAGTATGTAAAGTTCTTGGAGTAGACTCCTCGAAAGGCCATATTGATCTCTCTCTTAAATCTGTAAATGAACATCAGAAAAGAGAGAAAATTCAGCAATGGAAAAATGAAAATAAGGCAGACAAGCTTCTGGAGATTGTTGCCGAGCGTCTAGGTAAAACTAAAGACTTCTGTTATGAAACGTTCGGTTATGATTTGATTGAAGTGTTCGGGACATTGTATGGCTCCTTTGAGCAGATTGCAGTGCATCCAGAATCCCTACCTGAAGAAGGATTCGAAGGGGATTGGACGGATGCATTTATAGAAGTTGCTAAAGAAAATGTAACTCCTTCTCTTGTTCAGATCAGCGGTACTTTGGAATTGGTTTGCCCGTTGCCTAATGGTGTGGATTACATCAAAGACGCTCTTATGGCAGGCATTGCAGCCTCTACGGAGCAGGTTAAGATTCAATACGTAGGCGCACCTAGATATCGTGTTGTTGTGGAAGCAGTCGATTATAAAACCGCAGAAGAAGATATGAAACTTGTAACCGCAACTGTTGTGGACACGCTTAACTCTTCTGGAGGAAAAGCTGCATTCCATCGTGATGCTAAGTAATTTTTTGGTGGAACATGAAGACGCAATTGAGGAAATGTCAGGATTGTTCTGAATATACGCTTTATGATATATGCCCTCGATGCGGGAAGAAAACAGATGTTCCAATACCTCCTAGATACTCACCAGAAGATAGATATGGTGAGTACCGCAGACGACTGAGAAAAGAGTGTGGTGTTTATGGAAAAAATTAAATCAGTTATCCACGAAGAACCGACTCTCACTGATCCAATCCTCGTTGAAGGATTACCCGGTGTGGGCAATGTAGGAAAATTGGCTGCGGAGCATTTATTAGATCAGCTTAAAGCTGTAAAATTAGCTGATATTTATTCTGTTCATTTTCCTCCACAAGTAGTTCTTGATGATGATGGTGTTGCAAAGTTAGTAAACAATGAAGTTTACTATTCAAAATCAGAAGACGGCAGCCGTCCCGACTTGTTAATTGTTGTGGGTGATTTTCAGGGGCTTACGCCAGAAGGGCAGTATGACATATCCGATTACCTTCTACAAATGGCAATGAAATACAACGTTAAGCGGATATACACTCTTGGAGGATACGGTGTTGGTAAAATCCTAGATGACCCCAGAGTTCTTGGAGCGGCTACATCTTTAGAGCTAGTCGAAGAGATGAAAGAGAAAGGGGTAATATTCTCTAAAGGGGAACCAGGTTCTGGAATAGTCGGTGCAAGCGGATTGCTTCTTGGGCTGGGTAAAATTTACGGCATGGATGCAGTCTGTCTAATGGGAGAAACATCTGGTTACTTCGTAGATCCAAAAGGAGCCGAAGCAGTTCTCAGAATCTTATCATCATTATTGAATGTTGAAATTGATTTTACAGATCTTGAAAGTAAGGCAGAGCAAATTGATGCTATTGCCTCTAAACTTAAAGAAATGGAAACACCCCAGCTTGATGAAGCACCTCCAGAGGATCTTCGTTACATCGGGTAAACACTTCGTAATGTGGCCACCCACATTACTTTCTTATTCTGAATTATTCAATTTACTCTGCAGGTTTCCAGTAGATTAGTTTCATTTCATTTATATGATCAAAGTGCACGATTCCATTCATTGTGCATGGTTCAAGTATCTTTTTGACAATCTCTTCTACATCGCGCTGTCCATATGCTTTAAATGCAGATTTTTCTCGAGTTATAATATCTGTTAGTGGAATATCTTGGGTTATGCGAGTGCTCAATATTTCCATTTTGAATTCACGTCCATTTTCTTTGAGCCAATCCTGAACGCCAGTGCTTTTTCTAATATCATACGAGTAGTCTCGTCCAAGTTCTTTCCAGATTTTTTCATTTAAATCGTCTCCGTGATTTGCATACCAGGATACTATGATGCAGCTCCTGCGAGCCGATTTTTCCATTCTCATCAGTGATTCTTCTGAACCAGAACCTGGACACAATGTTGCGATGCAGGCGTCATAACCTTTTTTTGGAACATATCCATTCCAATCCTCTAAGAATCTCTCAATATTGGTGTATCCGCTATTCTTTATGGACCTACCTAAGATGTCCAGCATTTTTTCAGACGAATCCATGCATGTTAAAATTCTAACTCTTGGTGCCAGTTTTAATGAATATGTACCTGGACCAGATCCTATTTCCAAAACAGAGTAATCTGGTTTTAATATTTCTGTTTCAAACAAACGTTCGATTATTCTTTCAGGTAAATCTCCTTGTTGGAACGATGAGTAATTACCTGCATATTCATTCCAGAATTCTATTATTTGCTGAGGGGACATATTCTCCCCTTGAAATGGTGCCAATTTAGTCATTGTAACCGCCTATCCCAGCTGAAACAAGTCCTTCATACTGAGGTTGATCCTTCTTCGGAACAACCAGGGGTTGACCATTGTAATCCAATACATCAACCTCTATGCCATATACAGTTTGTATGATGTCTGGATTAATCACCTCTTTACCGCCGTATGCAATCAGCTCCCCATCTTTGATAAACAGAAACTTATCAGAGTAGTATGTTGCTAGATTGATATCATGCATTGTCATTATCGTGCAAAGGCCGTGTTCTCTGACTACATGATTGATCATTCTCATTGTAATGTGCTGATTAGCAATATCTAAATTATTTGAAGGTTCATCCAAAATCAATAACTTAGGTTCCTGAGTGATGGCTCTGCCTATCTGTACTTTCTGAAATTCTCCTCCGCTGATCTCATCTACATATTTCAGCGAAAGATCGCTTAGTCCTAATGACTCGATGATGCTCCATGCAATTTCAACATCTTTCTGTGTTGTAGTCCAATCAATATGAGGCCGTCTTCCAATAAGTATCGAGTCAAATACTGTAATCCTTGAGGTATATGTCTTCTGCGGAACATATGCTACTCTTTTAGCCAGTTCTCTTGAAGAAAGGCTCAAGATGTCAGTTCCGTCTATTGTTATTTTTCCAGATGATGGTCTATGGATATTGCAGATGCATTTCAACAGGGTTGTTTTACCAGTACCATTTGGTCCTAGTATTGAGATGATATTATTGTGATCTGCATCAAAACTCACATCTTTGAGAATCTCTCTTTCATCATCATATGTAAATCTTACTGACTTCACTTCAAGCAGACTCATTTAGAACCCCCTCTTGAAGATATTAGTTTGCGAATGTCGAGTTTCTTTTTTCTATATCCTCTTATCAAAAGATATAGGAATAAAGGCCCTCCTAAAAATGATGTTATTATTCCGACAGGCAGCGTAAAGTCCATCAAATTCTGCCCTATGCAATCCGAAACCAGGAGGATAAGTGCCCCCATGAACATTGAGCCCAGCAAAAGATACCGGTGATCATTTCCAATGAGCCTCCTTACTATGTGCGGGCCTAGCAGTCCGATAAATGCAACTATGCCCATGAATGATACAATTATTGCAGTTAATAATGCTGCAGCAAACAGCGACACAAGCCTGAGTCTATTTACATTTACTCCCAATGATAAAGCAACATCATCTCCAACATCGAGCGCATTGTAGTCTAACCTGTTGTATAAGAAATAGATTATAATTACTAATGTGATTATAAATATTAATGCCAGTTCATCCCAAGTGGCTTTACCCATTGATCCAAATTGCCAGAAAACAATTGTGGATAAAGCATACTCGTTATACATATATTGAAGGAAACTTATTCCTGCTGAGAATATGGAGCTTAAGGCAACTCCTGCGAGAACCATCGTCTCAGGGCTTACCTTAGTAACTTTGACTAAAAGAATTATGACCCCTGTTGCGATCATTGACCAGATGAATGCGCTTATTGCAACAGTGTATGGATTATTAATTGTAATTGTAGCCATACTCTGGCCGGTAATGATCCCTCCACCTAGGAGAACTATCCCTATCGATGCTCCAAACGCAGCCGCATTGGACACTCCTAATGTATACGGTGAGCCAAGTGGGTTCTTAAGAACGCACTGCATAACTGTTCCAGATATGCCTAGCGCAAAACCCGCTAAGATGGCTGATATGACTCTTGGTATGCTTAAGTCCCAGACGAGAATACTGTCCAGATCGTCGTTAGATGGATCACCTTTATTGAATAAAATATTTAAAAGATCTGAAAATGAATCTAAATCTGAATTTATTTTAAGGACTACCAGTGATAATATCACAATTAATGCTGCTAAAACTAGCAATACCAGAAATTTCTTCCTATTGTGCTCTTTAAACTTCTCAATTCCTGATTTTTCCATGATATTACCTGTTGGGCAATCCCCTCCGAAGAGGGGATTGAATTGCGTTTTAATAGCTCATCTTTCCGCTAGAATCTATTGATATCTCTCCAAATATCGGGTTCTTTTTTGCTACCAGGTACATGGAATTCATATCTTCAAAGATACTGGTTCCATTTTCTGGAAGATCAACCGTATAGGATTTGAATTCTGAGATATTGCGGTTTGATTCATGAGTTCCAAAGAATAGATCATACACATGTTTGATCTTTTCATTCATCTGAGACTCTGTAATTACAGAATCACCGTAAGCATACCTGAGTATTTGATATGCATCGATGAACACACTCTCATAATTAATTCCTGTCCAGATGTATGGTGCAATGAGGTATGCATCATGACCTTCAAACATCTTTATAATTCCTTGAGATGTATTATCTGTATTGGAAGAATATCCAGATGCATCTACAAAAAGAATAGTATCTTCTTTAATTCCATTTTTGATTGTTGCAGCAGAATATTCTTTGACTCCAGATCCTTCATAATTTACAGAGCCGCCAATGATATTGGTCACGTTTGCAAGTTCAAAAGGCAGATAGTATGAAAGAGATGAATTAATGCCATGTGCCCCATTGTATGATACTGATCCAATGTAGGCGCTTTTCTTTTCTGTTACTTTTCCAGAGAAGCTCTTAAGATCATTCACAATCTCTTTAAACGCTTCTTTTAACTCTTTTCCTCTTTTTTCTTGTCCAAGCGCCTTAGAGAGCACATCTATCTGTTTTTCCAGATCATCTGTAATCATAAATGTTTTTGAATCAAGAAATGTATAGATCTCTCCAATTGCAATTGTATTGATTCCAGAGCTCTCAATAGCTGCCATTTCATTACGGTATTCTGTATAGAATTTAGCAGGAACTACAACGATCGATGGTTTAAGTTCGATTATTGTTTTTACATCTTCAGTAGTTATAGCACAGTTGGAATGTGTAAAATATTTTCTTGCAGCATCAGCATCGCTCAGCTTTGCCGAATCGCCACCATCAATATCAACCTGTGCGCGGCCAACATACATAAATGTTTTTCCAAGGTAGTTAGTCATATCATTTTGATCAACCATAACACATTTGTCAGCTAATCCAAAGTATGTCATCCACCTGAAGCTGTCTTGGCCTACAGCAACTATGCCTCCATCTAAATTGCTCACAGGTACTATTTCCTGCCCGGCAAAATCAATGTTTACAGTATTGGTTTCATCATCGTCAGATGCTGAAGTAAAGAAATATACTCCAACTCCTGCAACTATTATAACTGCAACAATGATGATTGCCACAATGCTCTTTTGTACTTGCATAGCCACCAGACAACACATCCAGGTAGATAATACCTATCTCAAAATCATAATAAATTCAGGTAGATATGAGCCAGATATGGACAGTCATGGATGTTTTTAGACATAATTTCTACCCACCCACATCTGTTTAAAAATTGCATATCATAGCAATCAAAACATCTTGGTCCAATGGAAATGAATTTATATCAATTCACAGATGGGGGAACCAACTCCCGACTTAGCTCAGTCTGGCTAGAGCGGCTGACTGTAGTGGGTTCCCGGTACTTCCGGTTCCTCAGCCGCTGATATCAGCAGGTCCCCGGTTCAAATCCGGGAGTCGGGACCATTTTTCATAACAATCTTAATTAGTTTAGTCATAATGTCCCCGTTTAATGACAATCGGCGTACTCTTGGCTCTGATTGTTTTCTTCACGGATATTCTTCTCATTCTTGTGTTGATTACCCTAGAAGGAAACCGAAAATCAGCGTTAATATGGATCGCAGTGCTAGCATTCATGCCGCTTGCTGGATTCATATTGTATCTGCTGTTCGGTCAGACTTTCTATCGTAAAAAATGGTTTGAAGTTAAAGGAATGCCTGAAGATGAGATCAGAGAGCTCAACGACAAAGTTATCTCTCTTATCGATGAAGGAAAAAAGTATGTCGAAGATCCCCTCGATAAAGAGTACCTCGACGTGGCAGCTGCGATGATGCGTGCAAATGCTAGTTATTACATTGATGATAATGATATCACAATATATCTGGATGGCAATGATAAGTTCAAGGATTTATTTGAGGATCTAAGGAACGCAAAGTCATTCATTCATCTTGAGTATTATATTGTGAGGGATGACGTTCTCGTCAATGAGATGATGGACTTACTGATCAAAAAGCTGAATGAAGGCGTTGAAGTGAGATTAATGATCGACGCAATTGGCATGAACAGCGGTCCGAAGACAAGGATAAAAGAATTTAAAAAAGCCGGCGGGGAGTTCTCTTTGTTCCACAGTATGCCGACTGTTTTATTCAGCCCCAGGAAGAACAACAGAAACCATCGTAAGATCGCAGTCATAGATGGAAAAGTCGGCTATGTTGGAGGCTACAATATAGGAGACGAGTACCTTGGCAAAGGTCCATTTGGTTTCTGGAGAGATACCGGTACACGCGTGGTTGGTAATTCCGTTGCTGTAATGAATATGAGATTTTTCATGGACTGGAAATATGCTACTGGCAAGAATATCGATGTCAGTGCTAAATACTTCCCACCTTGTGGAAACTGCGGTTCTGACAAGATGCAGCTAGTTTCTGGAGGGCCAGATACAAAAAATAATCCAATCCAGAAAGAGTATCTTAAACTGGTAATGCTGGCTAAGGAAACGATCTATATACATACTCCATATCTTGTTCCCGATCAGACATTGAAAGACACCCTTGAACTGGCGGCACTCTCTGGTGTAGATGTCAGGATAATTATTCCAGATAGGGTAGATCATGCCTTTGTATATTGGAGCAGTCTTTACAATGCTCATCTCATGATGAGAAACAATGTGAAAGTCTACCAATATCACAGAGGTTTCGTTCATTCTAAAACCTTTGTTGTAGACGGTAAATTTTGTTCAATTGGATCTGCAAATCTTGATGAGAGAAGTCTCAAGCTAAACTTTGAGACCAATGCAATGATCTATTCTGAAAGAATCGGAGAACAGATGAAACAAGCATTCTTGGACGATCTTCAGTATTGCACATTATATACTGAAGAGCAATATCAGTCCAGAACTCTAAAAGAAAAATTCAAGACCTGCATTTCAACAATGATGGAAAGTCTTCAATGATTCTCCATCTAATTTTCTTTTTTAAAACTGTCAATGTAGTGTTTTACCCTTACCATATTTTGTTTATAATGAATTTCCAGCGATGAAGGTATATGCTGGAAATAATAAGGCGACATGGAGGCACCCGCTGCTATTTTCATTTTGGTATTCTTTTCAGTTCCAATGACTTCATTTTTTCCTTTTTTGATATTATCTAAGAACTCATCAATACCATCTGCTTTGGAAGTGGTTACAACATTTCCGACTTCACACAGCATGTGTCCGTCGGTTCCACCAGTGCAGCCGATATGGTATTTTCGTGAATACTGCAGAGCTTCTAAATTAGATTTATGATTCATGCCGCTGCAGATGACTTCATATGCATCAATTCTGCGTGCCGTGTCTTCTGTCAGATATGATCTATTTATGCATTTTTGCATTCCTTTGTTAAACATAAAATAACCCATTGGATGAGCAGCAGAGATTACGCAATTTTCTTTTTCCAAGGAGTCTAAAATTTCCAGAGTGTTCATCCGAATTGCTAGGCAGGGATTGCTCTGAATTCTACGTTTGATATTACTCTCCCAGTACGAATACAAATCGTTAGCTTCGTAAAAATATACGAGGATATGCGGGCCATCCCACGCGCTTATCTCTATTCCTGGAATCACGAATGTTGAACATTTGCTGTGAAAAGCTTCCTTGACTCCGCCGATTAGATTGTGATCTGTTATGGCTAGACCTACCTTTCTTTCACCAGCTAGCTTTAAAGCTTCTTTAACGTCTGTCCTGGAGTCCGAATGCCGAGTATGAAAATGCATATCTGCAGACATCATTCCCATATCATTCAACAAATCCCAGTCGGGGATTTCAAATCTGACCTCAGGTTCATTTACAATCTGCAAACTTCTTCGCTCCTTGATAGGTTGTTCAATCAATTCTTTCTAAATATTAACGCTTTTCTTCAGGTTTTTTCACTCTGCTGTAAAATTTCATTTTAAAGAGCATTTGTATAACATATAATCGAACTTCTCATAACTTACTCTCGGAATACCTAAGATTATAATCTATATCGGACATACGAGGAATATGGATATGACCGACATCTCGAATGTGGTTAATGATTATATTCTGGAAATTGTCCTTATTTTAGGGGGACTTCTAGCAGTCATAATTGCAATTCAGTATGTTAGGAAAAAAGAATCCTTTTCATACAAGGCTTTGACCGCATTGGGGTTTATATTTGGAATATTAATGGTTATTGTTGCATTGGTTGATTATAAGGATTGGATTCTGAGTACGGCATTGATTGTTGCCATTGCAGGATTTGCATTAATTATAAGACCAATACGAAATGTCCATATCTCTCCATTATTCGCGCTTTTGGTAATGGCTATTGTGTATATTTCTCTTGGAACACTTACTACCGTAGGCAGTATAGACGTGTCATTTCTGGCTGAAGGGTGGCCAAGGATAATCTTAGCGTTCGTCATCGGTGCCATTTTCTACATGCTGTTCAACTTTGCTGAATCCATCATCAAAATGTTTGGTAAGGTTCTGAACTGGTGGCCTTTACTTTTCGTATTGGGCTTAGTGTGTATTGCAGAAGGGATATGTGTCTACCTTGGATATGGCTCTGTGTATGATCTGATCCTGCCATATCTGCAGAATTAAACTTTTTAAAAGACAGTTTTGGCTAACATCCAAGACTGTCTGCACTTATTTTTAAACTCATTTACCTTTAATGGAATCCTGAGTCTTTTTCATAATTTTTATTAATGTACTGAGCTCCTCCGCAGACAGATCTGAAAATAGAACATCAATTGATGATTCAAACTCATTTTTTGATTTTATAACAAGCTCTCTTCCTTGCTCTGTTAAATGCACGTTATATTTTTTGCTGTTCTTGTTTTTGCGGTCATCAGCCACGATACCTCTTTCCCTGAGTTCCGATATCATCCGCGTAGTGTTGGATTTATCTGTACCGGTTTGTTCGGTCAGCTCTTTCATGGTTGCATTTCCTTTTTGAAATAGGGTAACGAGGTATGGTAAATAGCATGCTTTTAGATTGTACTGCTTAAGCGTCTCTGCAGATTTTTGTGTAATGTACTTAGATACTGTATGTACATAGGATGGAAGAAACATCTTCCACTCAGGCACCATCTTTT from Candidatus Methanomassiliicoccus intestinalis Issoire-Mx1 encodes:
- a CDS encoding translation initiation factor IF-2 subunit alpha; the protein is MAARTSEFPEESELVVCTVQSVKNFGAFVSLDEYDNKEGFIHIRDVATGWVKYIRDYVREGQKIVCKVLGVDSSKGHIDLSLKSVNEHQKREKIQQWKNENKADKLLEIVAERLGKTKDFCYETFGYDLIEVFGTLYGSFEQIAVHPESLPEEGFEGDWTDAFIEVAKENVTPSLVQISGTLELVCPLPNGVDYIKDALMAGIAASTEQVKIQYVGAPRYRVVVEAVDYKTAEEDMKLVTATVVDTLNSSGGKAAFHRDAK
- a CDS encoding RNA-protein complex protein Nop10, which translates into the protein MKTQLRKCQDCSEYTLYDICPRCGKKTDVPIPPRYSPEDRYGEYRRRLRKECGVYGKN
- a CDS encoding proteasome assembly chaperone family protein, encoding MEKIKSVIHEEPTLTDPILVEGLPGVGNVGKLAAEHLLDQLKAVKLADIYSVHFPPQVVLDDDGVAKLVNNEVYYSKSEDGSRPDLLIVVGDFQGLTPEGQYDISDYLLQMAMKYNVKRIYTLGGYGVGKILDDPRVLGAATSLELVEEMKEKGVIFSKGEPGSGIVGASGLLLGLGKIYGMDAVCLMGETSGYFVDPKGAEAVLRILSSLLNVEIDFTDLESKAEQIDAIASKLKEMETPQLDEAPPEDLRYIG
- a CDS encoding class I SAM-dependent methyltransferase, encoding MSPQQIIEFWNEYAGNYSSFQQGDLPERIIERLFETEILKPDYSVLEIGSGPGTYSLKLAPRVRILTCMDSSEKMLDILGRSIKNSGYTNIERFLEDWNGYVPKKGYDACIATLCPGSGSEESLMRMEKSARRSCIIVSWYANHGDDLNEKIWKELGRDYSYDIRKSTGVQDWLKENGREFKMEILSTRITQDIPLTDIITREKSAFKAYGQRDVEEIVKKILEPCTMNGIVHFDHINEMKLIYWKPAE
- a CDS encoding ABC transporter ATP-binding protein; its protein translation is MSLLEVKSVRFTYDDEREILKDVSFDADHNNIISILGPNGTGKTTLLKCICNIHRPSSGKITIDGTDILSLSSRELAKRVAYVPQKTYTSRITVFDSILIGRRPHIDWTTTQKDVEIAWSIIESLGLSDLSLKYVDEISGGEFQKVQIGRAITQEPKLLILDEPSNNLDIANQHITMRMINHVVREHGLCTIMTMHDINLATYYSDKFLFIKDGELIAYGGKEVINPDIIQTVYGIEVDVLDYNGQPLVVPKKDQPQYEGLVSAGIGGYND
- a CDS encoding FecCD family ABC transporter permease — translated: MEKSGIEKFKEHNRKKFLVLLVLAALIVILSLVVLKINSDLDSFSDLLNILFNKGDPSNDDLDSILVWDLSIPRVISAILAGFALGISGTVMQCVLKNPLGSPYTLGVSNAAAFGASIGIVLLGGGIITGQSMATITINNPYTVAISAFIWSMIATGVIILLVKVTKVSPETMVLAGVALSSIFSAGISFLQYMYNEYALSTIVFWQFGSMGKATWDELALIFIITLVIIIYFLYNRLDYNALDVGDDVALSLGVNVNRLRLVSLFAAALLTAIIVSFMGIVAFIGLLGPHIVRRLIGNDHRYLLLGSMFMGALILLVSDCIGQNLMDFTLPVGIITSFLGGPLFLYLLIRGYRKKKLDIRKLISSRGGSK
- a CDS encoding ABC transporter substrate-binding protein, whose protein sequence is MQVQKSIVAIIIVAVIIVAGVGVYFFTSASDDDETNTVNIDFAGQEIVPVSNLDGGIVAVGQDSFRWMTYFGLADKCVMVDQNDMTNYLGKTFMYVGRAQVDIDGGDSAKLSDADAARKYFTHSNCAITTEDVKTIIELKPSIVVVPAKFYTEYRNEMAAIESSGINTIAIGEIYTFLDSKTFMITDDLEKQIDVLSKALGQEKRGKELKEAFKEIVNDLKSFSGKVTEKKSAYIGSVSYNGAHGINSSLSYYLPFELANVTNIIGGSVNYEGSGVKEYSAATIKNGIKEDTILFVDASGYSSNTDNTSQGIIKMFEGHDAYLIAPYIWTGINYESVFIDAYQILRYAYGDSVITESQMNEKIKHVYDLFFGTHESNRNISEFKSYTVDLPENGTSIFEDMNSMYLVAKKNPIFGEISIDSSGKMSY
- the cls gene encoding cardiolipin synthase translates to MTIGVLLALIVFFTDILLILVLITLEGNRKSALIWIAVLAFMPLAGFILYLLFGQTFYRKKWFEVKGMPEDEIRELNDKVISLIDEGKKYVEDPLDKEYLDVAAAMMRANASYYIDDNDITIYLDGNDKFKDLFEDLRNAKSFIHLEYYIVRDDVLVNEMMDLLIKKLNEGVEVRLMIDAIGMNSGPKTRIKEFKKAGGEFSLFHSMPTVLFSPRKNNRNHRKIAVIDGKVGYVGGYNIGDEYLGKGPFGFWRDTGTRVVGNSVAVMNMRFFMDWKYATGKNIDVSAKYFPPCGNCGSDKMQLVSGGPDTKNNPIQKEYLKLVMLAKETIYIHTPYLVPDQTLKDTLELAALSGVDVRIIIPDRVDHAFVYWSSLYNAHLMMRNNVKVYQYHRGFVHSKTFVVDGKFCSIGSANLDERSLKLNFETNAMIYSERIGEQMKQAFLDDLQYCTLYTEEQYQSRTLKEKFKTCISTMMESLQ
- a CDS encoding PHP-associated domain-containing protein → MQIVNEPEVRFEIPDWDLLNDMGMMSADMHFHTRHSDSRTDVKEALKLAGERKVGLAITDHNLIGGVKEAFHSKCSTFVIPGIEISAWDGPHILVYFYEANDLYSYWESNIKRRIQSNPCLAIRMNTLEILDSLEKENCVISAAHPMGYFMFNKGMQKCINRSYLTEDTARRIDAYEVICSGMNHKSNLEALQYSRKYHIGCTGGTDGHMLCEVGNVVTTSKADGIDEFLDNIKKGKNEVIGTEKNTKMKIAAGASMSPYYFQHIPSSLEIHYKQNMVRVKHYIDSFKKEN
- a CDS encoding MarR family winged helix-turn-helix transcriptional regulator, with protein sequence MPDEKMVPEWKMFLPSYVHTVSKYITQKSAETLKQYNLKACYLPYLVTLFQKGNATMKELTEQTGTDKSNTTRMISELRERGIVADDRKNKNSKKYNVHLTEQGRELVIKSKNEFESSIDVLFSDLSAEELSTLIKIMKKTQDSIKGK